One region of Halomicrobium sp. LC1Hm genomic DNA includes:
- a CDS encoding V-type ATP synthase subunit F: MSQEIGVIGSPDFTTGFRLAGVRKFADVPDADKDEELDAAVEEMLDDEEIGIIVMHDDDLAHLSRGVRKDAETSVEPVMVTLGGGTGSGGLRDQIKRAIGIDLMEED, translated from the coding sequence ATGAGTCAGGAGATCGGTGTCATCGGCAGTCCCGACTTCACGACGGGGTTCCGGCTGGCCGGCGTCCGCAAGTTCGCCGACGTGCCGGACGCCGACAAAGACGAGGAACTCGACGCTGCCGTCGAGGAGATGCTCGACGACGAGGAGATCGGGATCATCGTGATGCACGACGACGACCTTGCGCACCTCTCGCGCGGGGTGCGCAAGGACGCCGAGACGAGCGTCGAACCGGTGATGGTGACACTCGGCGGCGGCACCGGCAGTGGTGGCCTGCGCGACCAGATCAAACGCGCGATCGGAATCGACCTGATGGAGGAAGACTAA
- a CDS encoding V-type ATP synthase subunit C, with protein MTVRFEEQNWESANYEYVITRVRSRRAKLFDDDDYRKLVRMGPSEISRFMEETEYETEMNALGARYSGVDLVEYALNRNLAKHFDDLLRWSDGRLYDYVARYLRKFDVWNVKTIVRGLYSGADASEVEDDLIRAGELSEQLLDQLVAAGSIEEVVELLDGTIFGDDLAEAYQDYEDSGVLVPLENALDRAFYDVLLSGLPTQPEVDSPTGLYVSFLTAEIDFRNLRNALRLARSGAEIDPAEYHIEGGRLFDADEIGALATSTDQLVQRVRESTYGDDLDAALDTLEAADSLIEFEHALDAALLEYSDQLSNRYPLSVCPVLSYILAKEREVDNIRAIARGREAGLDSDEIEQELVIL; from the coding sequence TCATCACGCGTGTCCGCTCTCGTCGAGCGAAGCTGTTCGACGACGACGACTACCGGAAGCTCGTCCGCATGGGTCCATCCGAGATCTCCCGGTTCATGGAGGAGACGGAGTACGAGACCGAGATGAACGCCCTGGGAGCGCGATACAGCGGCGTCGACCTCGTCGAGTACGCGCTGAACCGGAACCTCGCGAAACACTTCGATGACCTGCTGCGCTGGTCGGACGGGCGACTGTACGACTACGTCGCCCGCTACCTCCGGAAGTTCGACGTGTGGAACGTCAAGACGATCGTCCGGGGGCTGTACTCCGGGGCCGACGCCAGCGAGGTCGAGGACGACCTGATCCGTGCCGGCGAACTGTCCGAGCAGCTGCTCGATCAGCTGGTCGCCGCCGGTTCGATCGAGGAGGTCGTCGAACTCCTCGACGGCACGATCTTCGGCGACGACCTCGCCGAGGCGTACCAGGACTACGAGGACAGCGGCGTGCTCGTCCCGCTCGAGAACGCGCTCGATCGGGCGTTCTACGACGTGTTGCTCTCTGGGCTGCCCACACAGCCCGAAGTCGACTCGCCGACTGGCCTGTACGTCTCCTTTCTCACGGCCGAGATCGACTTCCGGAACCTCCGGAACGCCCTTCGACTCGCTCGCAGCGGGGCGGAGATCGATCCGGCCGAGTACCACATCGAGGGCGGTCGCCTGTTCGACGCCGACGAGATCGGCGCACTCGCCACGAGCACCGACCAGCTCGTCCAGCGAGTTCGTGAGAGCACGTACGGCGACGACCTCGACGCGGCACTCGACACGCTCGAAGCGGCCGACAGCCTCATCGAGTTCGAGCACGCCCTCGACGCGGCACTGCTCGAGTACTCCGACCAGCTGTCGAACCGCTACCCGCTGTCGGTCTGTCCGGTCCTGTCCTATATCCTCGCCAAGGAGCGCGAGGTCGACAACATCCGAGCGATCGCTCGGGGCCGCGAGGCCGGACTCGACAGCGACGAGATCGAACAGGAGCTGGTGATACTATGA